The Ovis canadensis isolate MfBH-ARS-UI-01 breed Bighorn chromosome 18, ARS-UI_OviCan_v2, whole genome shotgun sequence genome has a segment encoding these proteins:
- the COX8C gene encoding cytochrome c oxidase subunit 8C, mitochondrial, translated as MPRMPLLCVFPRRRVTLLLLLPGLRMAHSEPPRQRPVSTIEVAIALVVFFTAFLTPRGYVLSNLDQFRRE; from the exons ATGCCGCGCATGCCCTTGCTCTGCGTGTTTCCCCGCCGCCGTGTGaccctgctgctcctgctgcctGGCCTGCGCATGGCCCACTCGGAGCCTCCGCGCCAGCGCCCGGTGTCGACCATC GAGGTGGCTATTGCCCTCGTGGTGTTCTTCACCGCCTTCTTAACCCCACGTGGGTACGTGCTGAGCAACCTGGACCAGTTCAGAAGAGAGTAG